From the genome of Frateuria soli:
GGACGGTTCGCTCGAACTGGTGGTGTTCGGCCATGCACTGCTCGAGCATGCGCTGACGCCGGACCGCTTGCTGGTCGGCAAGGCCATCGCGGTGATCGGGCAGGGACCGGCCTGCGAGCGGGTGGGGCAAGCGATCGCGGAGGGACGCCTGTTGCGCGATCCGCAGGAGTTGCGACCCTTGCCGTTGTCGGGCATTCCCGGATGGCATGAGGGCAACGCAAGCGAGGCGTTCCATCGGGAGGCGGCCTGTTACCGGCCGTTGCGCGCGGGGCGGGCGTATCCGCAGCCACTGCCGGCATAGGCGAACGCGCAAGCGCCAACCCACGGCCCCTTGACGCCTTTGCGGGCACAGTGGCGCTTCCGCACGGGGAGCGCTCCGCGTGATTCCACGCTTCAACGACCACGCCGCCAACGAACGCACCTACCTGGCCTGGGTGCGCACGGCGATTGCGGTGATGGCGTTCGGTTTCCTGGTCGAGCGCTTCGACCTGTTCATCACCTACGCCTCGCAGAACGCCTCGCGCGCGGCGCACCAGCTGCATATGCACCTGCGCCTGACCGAGTGGGTCGGCCTGCTGCTGATCGTGTTCGGCGCGCTGATCATCCTGCTCGCATCGGCGCGCTTCCTGCGCAACCGCCGGGACATCGCGCACGAACGCATGGAGGATTACGCCGGGCCCGTGGGCGAGAAGCTGCTGGCGGCGATCCTGGTGTTGCTGGGCCTGTTTCTGGTCGTCTACGTGGGCCAGGAACTGGCGGCGCTCAGTTCTCAGCCGGATGCGTAATCCACGGCGATCACGGCAAACCGCGTGCGGCCCGCGGGAAGCTCCGCCTCGAATTCGTCGTCCAGTCTCTTCTTGAGGAGCGCGCGGGCGAGCGGCGAGTCGATGCTGATCCAGCCACGCTTGGCGTCCGTCTCGTCCGGACCGACGATGCGGTAGCGGACGGTGTCACCGCCGTCGACGTTTTCCAGCGCGACGCAGGCGCCGAAGAACACGGTGTCGCGATCGGCTGGCGCGCCCTCGGCGACCTTGAGCAGGGGAATGCGCTTGCTGAGGTAGCGCACGCGCCGGTCGATCTCGCCCAGCTGTTTCTTGCGATAGGTGTATTCGGCGTTCTCGGAGCGGTCGCCCTCGGCCGCGGCGGCCGCCAGCGCCTTGACCACCTCGGGCCGCAACGTGTGCCACAGGTGATCGAGTTCGGCCTTGAGCCGTTCGAAGCCTTCACGGGTGACGATCGCGGTGGAAGAGGGGGCGGGTGGACGCCAGCGACTCATGCTGCACCCGCCGTCTGACGCAATCGCGCGGTGAGCGTTTCCACTTCAGGTCGGAGCGGATGGTTGTCCGGCAGTTCGCCCAGGCGTCCGAGCAGCACCAGCGCCTCCACCGGTTGGCCCAGCGGGCCGGCGAGCAGCCTGGCGCCAAGCAGGGCGCACGCGGCCCCGCGGACATCGCGCGGCCAGGTCTTCAGGA
Proteins encoded in this window:
- a CDS encoding YidH family protein, which produces MIPRFNDHAANERTYLAWVRTAIAVMAFGFLVERFDLFITYASQNASRAAHQLHMHLRLTEWVGLLLIVFGALIILLASARFLRNRRDIAHERMEDYAGPVGEKLLAAILVLLGLFLVVYVGQELAALSSQPDA
- the greB gene encoding transcription elongation factor GreB, with the translated sequence MSRWRPPAPSSTAIVTREGFERLKAELDHLWHTLRPEVVKALAAAAAEGDRSENAEYTYRKKQLGEIDRRVRYLSKRIPLLKVAEGAPADRDTVFFGACVALENVDGGDTVRYRIVGPDETDAKRGWISIDSPLARALLKKRLDDEFEAELPAGRTRFAVIAVDYASG